A window of Nicotiana tabacum cultivar K326 chromosome 24, ASM71507v2, whole genome shotgun sequence contains these coding sequences:
- the LOC142178394 gene encoding indole-3-acetic acid-amido synthetase GH3.6-like, with amino-acid sequence MILCVDDELSNEVELQNAVKNVVDSMMPFDAHVTEYTSYVNITTISSHFVLFWEPSGKGSTPIPPSIFEDCCLTIEESLNILYLQGRASDKSIGPLEIRVVEIGTFDKLMDYRISLGASMNQYKTPLYVKNAPLIELLNSRVVSSYFSPMCPKWVPGYKKWDNTN; translated from the coding sequence ATGATCTTGTGCGTTGATGATGAGTTGTCTAATGAAGTTGAGCTACAAAATGCAGTTAAAAATGTTGTGGACAGTATGATGCCATTTGATGCACATGTAACCGAGTACACCAGCTATGTCAACATTACCACCATTTCGAGCCACTTTGTACTATTCTGGGAGCCGAGTGGGAAAGGCTCTACCCCAATTCCTCCTTCAATCTTTGAAGATTGTTGCCTCACAATTGAAGAATCTCTAAACATCCTCTACCTCCAGGGCCGTGCGTCTGATAAATCCATCGGGCCTCTAGAAATCAGGGTGGTGGAAATTGGAACTTTTGACAAGCTCATGGACTATCGCATTAGCTTAGGTGCTTCCATGAACCAATACAAGACACCCCTTTATGTGAAAAATGCACCCCTTATTGAGCTATTGAATTCTAGGGTCGTGTCCAGCTACTTCAGTCCCATGTGTCCAAAATGGGTTCCTGGCTACAAGAAATGGGACAACACGAATTGA
- the LOC107827671 gene encoding ribosome biogenesis protein BRX1 homolog 1, which produces MGKKRKHSETATVANGNKHEGAPERPKRTLLGWKDDSIDENKETNSGVSFRNKEKVLVTCSRRISFRYRHLMLNLVSLLPHCKKDNKVESKDSKGATLNELVELKSCSSCLFFECRKGKDLYLWMAKCPNGPSVKFLVNAVHTMEELKLTGNHLKGSRPILTFSSNFDKDPHWKLLKEMVIQIFGTPKDHRKSKPFHDHVFVFSILDDHIWFRNYQISCPHTGTQKIDRGDLEKMTLVEVGPRFCLNPIKIFGGSFGGPTLYENPFYVSPNQIRSLEKKQKAGKYAKKVKAKTRRKMHQLSNPLEVDEFADMWKE; this is translated from the exons ATGGGAAAGAAGCGGAAACACAGTGAAACTGCGACTGTGGCCAATGGGAATAAACATGAAGGTGCACCAGAAAGGCCTAAGAGGACTCTCTTAGGTTGGAAAGATGATTCCATTGACGAGAATAAAGAAACTAACTCTGGGGTTAgttttagaaataaagaaaaggtcTTGGTTACTTGTTCTCGTCgcattagcttcag GTATCGGCATTTAATGCTGAACTTGGTTTCCCTTTTGCCTCACTGTAAGAAAGATAACAAGGTGGAGTCTAAGGATAGTAAAGGTGCAACTTTGAATGAGCTAGTTGAGCTGAAGAGCTGTTCGTCTTGTTTATTCTTCGAG TGCCGGAAGGGAAAGGACCTTTATCTATGGATGGCCAAGTGCCCGAATGGTCCTTCTGTGAAGTTCTTAGTTAATGCAG TGCACACGATGGAAGAATTGAAGCTAACTGGAAATCACTTGAAGGGTTCACGGCCTATCTTGACTTTCTCAAGCAACTTTGATAAAGACCCGCACTGGAAGCTTTTGAAAGAAATGGTCATACAG ATTTTTGGAACTCCAAAGGATCACCGCAAATCTAAACCTTTCCATGATCACGTTTTTGTGTTTTCAATCCTTGATGATCACATATGGTTCCGTAATTACCAG ATATCTTGTCCTCATACTGGAACACAAAAAATAGACCGTGGGGACCTGGAAAAGATGACCCTTGTTGAG GTTGGTCCAAGGTTCTGCTTGAACCCAATTAAAATATTTGGTGGTAGCTTTGGTGGCCCCACACTCTACGAGAATCCATTTTACGTTTCACCAAATCAG ATCCGATCATTAGAGAAAAAACAGAAGGCCGGGAAATATGCTAAGAAAGTCAAAGCCAAGACTAGGAGAAAAATGCATCAGTTGTCAAATCCTCTAGAAGTCGATGAGTTTGCTGATATGTGGAAGGAATGA
- the LOC107827669 gene encoding calcium-binding protein CBP, which translates to MSGYPHNVPGYGYGQPPPPQPYSSTPYGAAPPHSASPYGAPPPPSSSSYGAPPPQSHSSSPYGAPAPPQSHSPYAPVPSPYSAGAPSYGSDPHKPPKENKPQSYGGYPAPPPSAPYGDPNKPPKDNNPHASSPYGGYHAPAPYGATSPFASLVPSAFPPGTDPNVIACFQLADQDGSGLIDDKELQKALSSYNQSFSLRTVHLLMYLFTNTNTRKIGPKEFTSVFYSLQEWRGIFERFDRDRSGRIDSSELRDALLSLGYAVSPPILDLLVSKFDKTGGKNKAIEYDNFIECCLTVKGLTDKFKEKDTSYSGSATFSYESFMLTVLPFLIA; encoded by the exons atgtccGGTTACCCGCATAACGTTCCCGGCTACGGTTACGGTCAGCCACCACCACCCCAGCCGTACTCCTCCACCCCATACGGCGCTGCTCCACCACATTCAGCATCCCCTTACGGTGCCCCACCACCGCCCTCTTCGTCATCCTACGGTGCCCCACCACCACAAAGTCACTCCTCCTCCCCATACGGTGCCCCGGCCCCACCACAAAGTCACTCCCCTTACGCACCCGTCCCCTCTCCGTACTCCGCCGGTGCTCCGTCTTACGGTAGTGATCCGCATAAACCCCCAAAAGAGAACAAACCGCAGTCTTACGGTGGTTACCCGGCTCCACCACCTTCAGCTCCTTACGGTGATCCGAACAAACCCCCGAAAGATAATAACCCACACGCGTCTTCTCCTTACGGTGGGTACCACGCGCCAGCTCCTTATGGGGCTACGAGCCCGTTTGCATCACTAGTGCCCTCGGCTTTTCCACCTGGCACCGATCCGAACGTGATAGCGTGTTTCCAGCTGGCGGACCAGGATGGGAGTGGGTTAATCGATGATAAGGAGCTGCAGAAGGCGCTTTCTTCTTATAATCAGAGCTTCAGCTTGAGGACTGTTCATCTCCTTATGTACCTCTTCACCAATACCAATACTAGAAAAATCG GTCCCAAAGAATTCACTTCAGTCTTTTACAGTCTTCAAGAGTGGAGA GGAATATTTGAGAGATTCGACAGGGATAGGAGTGGAAGAATTGATTCATCTGAATTGAGAGACGCATTACTTAGCCTGGGATATGCTGTATCACCTCCTATCCTGGATTTGCTGGTCTCCAAGTTTGACAAAACTGGTGGAAAGAATAAGGCCATTGAATATGATAACTTCATCGA GTGCTGCCTCACTGTGAAG ggaCTAACTGACAAATTCAAGGAGAAGGATACTTCATATTCTGGCTCGGCTACATTCTCTTACGAGTCCTTCATGCTAACCGTTTTACCTTTCCTGATCGCTTAG